A section of the Citrobacter farmeri genome encodes:
- a CDS encoding carboxymuconolactone decarboxylase family protein codes for MEQRRFTGKSHWYHETQSSTGPQDVLPLVPEAAHVDDRFLLDLVIPEDVLIPFQSWLQPARQLAHELFPDTVLPNRLHTFSAYERMSTALTVAQVYGVQRLCNHYAARLTPLPGPDSSRESNHRLAQITQYARQLASSPSVIDNRARQHLRDVGLSAWDIVLINQIIGYIGFQARVVATFQAWLGRPVRWVPGLDVQSFADVGLFLHPDATWHPAHEQIELRYATAEQLECLSRYQPITFLQPIAPSLLHQPTLLTLLGTLLNSTLSVESPAHDFTTLLTSRINGSASCFNQHAKSSEIAESLRQSEHEIERRERQQPVERPLFQAIQWLTRAPDRFSAAQFNPLSEYCTSVEQAINLLAWSGLCGWINRLKIALGETH; via the coding sequence ATGGAACAACGCCGATTCACCGGCAAAAGCCACTGGTATCATGAAACCCAGTCCAGCACTGGCCCGCAGGACGTGTTACCGCTGGTGCCCGAAGCCGCGCACGTTGACGATCGCTTTCTGTTGGATTTGGTGATACCTGAAGATGTGCTTATTCCCTTTCAGTCCTGGCTGCAACCGGCCCGCCAGTTGGCTCACGAACTGTTCCCTGATACCGTTTTGCCAAACCGCCTGCATACCTTTAGCGCCTATGAACGCATGAGTACCGCATTAACGGTCGCCCAGGTGTACGGCGTGCAGCGACTCTGTAACCATTATGCCGCCCGTCTGACGCCGCTTCCCGGCCCCGATTCGTCACGTGAGAGTAATCACCGACTGGCACAAATTACCCAGTACGCCCGCCAGCTTGCCAGTTCCCCCTCGGTGATTGATAACCGCGCACGCCAGCACCTACGCGACGTGGGTCTCTCCGCCTGGGATATCGTGCTGATAAACCAAATCATCGGTTATATCGGTTTTCAGGCGCGCGTCGTCGCTACCTTTCAGGCATGGCTAGGACGACCGGTGCGCTGGGTGCCAGGCCTGGACGTACAGTCATTCGCCGACGTCGGCCTATTCCTGCACCCCGACGCGACCTGGCATCCGGCGCACGAACAGATTGAACTGCGTTATGCAACGGCGGAACAGCTTGAGTGTCTGTCACGCTATCAGCCCATTACTTTCCTTCAGCCGATCGCCCCCAGTCTGCTTCACCAACCAACATTACTCACTCTGCTCGGCACCTTATTGAATAGCACATTGTCTGTTGAGTCCCCCGCGCACGATTTCACCACGCTGTTGACGTCTCGAATTAACGGTAGTGCAAGCTGCTTTAACCAACATGCGAAATCATCGGAAATCGCTGAATCACTGCGACAGAGCGAACATGAGATTGAGCGTCGGGAACGGCAACAGCCGGTTGAGCGTCCGTTGTTCCAGGCGATACAATGGCTGACGCGCGCCCCCGATCGTTTCAGTGCCGCTCAGTTCAACCCGCTCAGCGAATACTGTACGTCCGTTGAACAGGCAATCAATCTGTTAGCCTGGTCGGGTTTGTGCGGATGGATAAATCGTCTGAAAATCGCGCTGGGCGAGACGCATTAA